A genomic stretch from Plasmodium reichenowi strain SY57 chromosome 2, whole genome shotgun sequence includes:
- a CDS encoding acyl carrier protein — translation MKILLLCIIFLYYVNAFKNTQKDGVSLQILKKKRSNQVNFLNRKNDYNLIKNKNPPSSLKSTFDDIKKIISKQLSVEEDKIQMNSNFTKDLGADSLDLVELIMALEEKFNVTISDQDALKINTVQDAIDYIEKNNKQ, via the exons atGAAGATCTTATTActttgtataatttttctatattatgttaacg CTTTTAAAAATACACAAAAAGATGGAGTGTCCttacaaatattaaaaaagaaaagaagCAACCAAgtgaattttttaaatagaaaaaatgattacaatttgataaaaaataaaaaccCACCTAGCTCTTTAAAAAGTACTTTTGatgatattaaaaaaattatatcaAAGCAATTATCAGTAGAAGAAGACAAAATACAAATGAACTCAAATTTTACCAAg GATTTGGGGGCTGATAGTTTAGACCTCGTTGAATTAATTATGGCACTTGAAGAAAAGTTTAATGTTACTATTTCTGATCAAGATGCTTTGAAAATTAACACAGTTCAAGATGCTATAGattatatagaaaaaaataataaacaataa
- a CDS encoding hypothetical protein (conserved Plasmodium protein, unknown function): protein MLIKQEPKEVEKKEEKEKKGAKDKGKDLFSLNKKREKKKKESQKIDRYLINSCDSNKSNYSCCYLNNECFVKNISICKKCMFSYFEFKNVTKVIYMRHGARTPKKKIKNIWPFKEGKGDLTFLGFQQSIKVGEYLRKYYYTFNKLNKKYNKRERGLRINNKEKGYIKKNKCDVKKCKIFYKNKINNNNNNDNNNYNYNYYNNYVINEKYNGSNKNDYVKNNTYDNKGYSYLYDLSTSFNELENRKRRLHKFPYLRDFIYYEKFFLKINKRSNKHQRKVFIKIKRRRRNNILKIWIHQHLINKMKKIKNKNMNNYNKCYIKFSSIRKRGYHKMENIECYNDDDDNNNDDNNDDDDNNNDDNNDDDDDNNNNNDDNNNDDNNDDDDNNNNNDNNNNNNNNNDDDINNYYYYNYNNDETPFNNKSFNYADMLIYMKYYYKNILKDKKNIYTNNKKKELFFPLMEDLYMYKKKLLINKMKEKNIEKKKKKYDKIIKLINKYLCIKTTNSERCKLTAYGIICGILGISEYIYFFFFILFFKSNYDKTNDNNIDTYTKRKEKKKCLNKRSTCFQNWILNKDITSGEYNCADKNNAPVKNYIIGEKVCGEKVCGENVCGENVCFKNVCGEKVCGENVCFKNVCGKNVCFKNVCFKNVCGDNNFIHLFKSNRIFCKQSKITFCDELYIYFNKILKRLQSLDNMYKINHEVKMFGNDKDVLNNSYKKCYDKNEYGSYPSYNKYWNDYKSHYVIKKMKSVKSVQCSNESIILKESQENENEKKNKMENTFINNNNIMYNINVFFDLIINERGNLQFFYNNIKRNRQKNEKGLEEWNVYNIFQLYMKYIFNEFSKFLNKNVENIDNTFNSITNIYNKYYINMVIHGKDCFEKKKIHSKEHIMKKIDLKDKFIEYEKEREIIDECNNINMDNKKKEINKNYNNMIDNNNNIEIDMTNNFIFTYYYIFYLLNYMDTYIQFLFYYLKNTYILFSVVKVAERNSLMLKTLKTKNHYIKKLRNHIIHNSDVYKILNNYYKDEIFIVYDITKWTENCMNTTDILYNDVKKNTKIYDLEKNIDIPIITNDKEEYHVNNSIISVLKKHNSSVYKLKKKLKNSIILKDLKKLNCNFISKNYIHNTNYDQHNKIYQDKIKNWTYNPFHNKKKNVKIIKKFISAYDAYIYHGVNLNLNFNRAYEKLSLHPPSSTDVIKKEYGKKNYIINGEIKKYEEQNNFIIKRPNINISGENLSCHNKTNFSITFQGNDREENILDANEHDRIKRNKNSQNRTKVQNVMTINNNSKKYINNETEYYKKKEKKEKKEKKEKREKREKKEKKEKKEKKEKKEKKEKKEKREKKEKKEKYDQKNDQKNDQTNEQKNEQKCQQIYDQKNDQTSEQTNEQTNDKIKTFYKNIYNCYKLMCKNEYSNKYLSWLCSGMSLIDVVINFIINVRLYEKYNKTNKTNKCFIPRIILYLTHQSSILSFQSCIGIRKKDMKIPAFASFISLELIHIKKKKIKNLSNKLCNVSNNEKSYCNSNKYNIMKGEKIKHASSRSVHVNQTDRTDVLSFIYHNNTANIFCCKDDCVWKVRKTENEKKFEKRRKNKKFMNEENENGIRDDEKNIYNILKSNINENIDKKKSININTCIYNDISTNVNNKKYESYLPKCLNKIHDFKNLFYLLCYKNNNIEDLIQLYNICLNNNYTHIKKNMQLKEGKKHGKRNFYGYFVKFTFNNSVPLKLKKNKLIKKYNMGNKKDKEDNNSHNDKNNYSDNIFYDNHHTNNNNNNNNNNIMHEDIININKRESLKKKKKKKKICIQKNNNICEKKKSNVHNNTSNYISNTVRFFKMKDIAKINTNKKCDENIISCINKMREKKKIFKNLNRNILNFNNSNNDKYMNYIYNSTNVTYGKNYKRINKKDVDINSILLHTYKQYKKKKSSIISSDNNKNNNTEDDISSRKLKFKDIKGNTKQKYINDHNNINSYGNNINSYGNNINSYGNNINRYGNNINSYGNNINNGLINEHKNILLNECKNINNKIMGYRIKCDKNVVTEKCCSDVITSLKDKKRKKKLQKKNYENENIVCLDCLISYLKKMLRIYGNPEII, encoded by the coding sequence atgTTAATAAAACAAGAACCAAAGGAAgtggaaaaaaaagaagagaaagaaaaaaaaggagCGAAAGACAAAGGGAAAGATTTGTTCTCTTTAAATAAGAAGagagagaaaaaaaaaaaagaaagcCAAAAGATAGATAgatatttaataaattcatGTGATTCTAATAAGAGTAATTATTCATGTtgttatttaaataatgaatgttttgtaaaaaatataagtatatgtaaaaaatgtatgtttagttattttgaatttaaaaatgtaacaaaggttatatatatgagaCATGGAGCTAGGAcaccaaaaaaaaaaattaaaaacatCTGGCCTTTTAAAGAGGGGAAAGGAGATTTAACTTTTTTAGGTTTTCAACAATCAATAAAAGTTGGTGAATActtaagaaaatattattacacattcaataaattaaataaaaaatataacaaaagGGAAAGGGGATTAAGGATTAACAATAAAGAAAAGggttatataaaaaaaaataaatgtgatgtaaaaaaatgcaaaatattttataaaaataaaattaataataataataataatgataataataattataattataattattataataattatgtaataaatgaaaaatataatggATCAAATAAAAACGATTATGTAAAGAATAACACATATGATAACAAAGgttattcatatttatatgacTTATCTACCTCTTTTAATGAACTTGAAAATAGGAAGAGGAGATTACATAAATTCCCTTACCTCAGagattttatatattatgaaaagttctttttaaaaatcaATAAAAGATCTAATAAACATCAAAGAAAagtatttattaaaattaaaagaagaaggagaaacaatattttgaaaatatgGATACATCAACATTTgattaataaaatgaaaaaaataaaaaataaaaacatgaataattataataaatgttatataaaattttcaaGCATTCGTAAAAGAGGCTATCACAAAATGGAAAATATAGAATgttataatgatgatgatgataataataatgatgataataatgatgatgatgataataataatgatgataataatgatgatgatgatgataataataataataatgatgataataataatgatgataataatgatgatgatgataataataataataatgataataataataataataataataataatgatgatgatattaataattattattattataattataataatgatgaaacCCCATTTAATAACAAATCATTCAATTATGCAgatatgttaatatatatgaaatattattacaaaaacattttaaaagataaaaaaaatatttacacaaataataaaaagaaagaattattttttccacTAATGGAAGAtttgtatatgtataaaaaaaaacttttgattaataaaatgaaagaaaaaaatatagaaaaaaaaaaaaaaaaatacgataaaattattaagttaataaataaatatttatgtattaaaaCAACAAATAGTGAACGTTGTAAATTAACTGCTTATGGTATTATTTGTGGTATATTAGGAATAAgtgaatatatttattttttcttttttatattattttttaaaagtaattatgataagacaaatgataataatatagatacTTATACcaaaagaaaagaaaaaaaaaagtgcTTGAATAAGAGATCCACATGCTTTCAAAATTGGATTCTTAATAAGGATATTACTAGTGGGGAATATAATTGTGcagataaaaataatgcacctgttaaaaattatattattggTGAAAAGGTATGTGGTGAAAAGGTATGTGGTGAAAATGTATGTGGTGAAAATGtatgttttaaaaatgtatgtGGTGAAAAGGTATGTGGTGAAAATGtatgttttaaaaatgtatgtggtaaaaatgtatgttttaaaaatgtatgttttaaaaatgtatgtGGTGATAATAACTTCATTCACTTATTTAAAAGTAACAGAATATTTTGTAAACAAAGTAAGATTACCTTTTGTGATgagttatatatatattttaataagaTTTTAAAAAGATTACAAAGTCTTGATAATATGTACAAGATTAATCATGAAGTTAAAATGTTTGGTAACGATAAGGATGTGTTGAACAATTCTTATAAGAAATgttatgataaaaatgaatatggATCATATCCGagttataataaatattggaatgattataaaagtcattatgttataaaaaaaatgaaaagtGTAAAATCTGTACAATGTAGTAATGAAtcaattattttaaaagaaagccaagaaaatgaaaatgaaaaaaaaaataaaatggaaaatacttttattaataataacaatataatgtacaatataaatgttttctttgatttaataataaacgAGAGAGGAAatttacaatttttttataataatataaaaagaaatagacaaaaaaatgaaaaaggaTTAGAAGAATGGAATGTGTATAATATCTttcaattatatatgaaatatatatttaatgaattttctaaatttttaaataaaaatgttgaaaatattgataataCATTTAACAGTATaactaatatatataataaatattatataaatatggtTATACATGGAAAGGATTGttttgaaaaaaagaagatacATTCAAAAGAacatataatgaaaaaaatagatTTGAAGGATAAGTTTATAGAATATGAAAAGGAGAGAGAAATAATAGACGAGTGTAACAACATtaatatggataataaaaaaaaggaaataaataaaaattacaataatatgattgataataataataatatagaaatagACATGACcaataattttatttttacatattattatatattttatcttttaaattatatggatacatatatacaatttcttttttattatttaaaaaatacatatatccTTTTTTCCGTAGTAAAAGTAGCAGAAAGAAATTCTCTTATGCTCAAAACTCTTAAGACGAAAAATCATTATATTAAGAAGCTAAGaaatcatattattcacaATTCAGatgtttataaaatattaaataattattataaggacgaaatatttattgtttATGATATAACTAAATGGACAGAAAATTGTATGAATACTAcagatatattatataatgatgtaaaaaaaaataccaaaatatatgatttagaaaaaaatatagacATACCTATAATAACAAACGATAAAGAAGAATATCATGTAAATAATAGTATTATAAGTGTATTGAAAAAACATAATTCTTCAGTctataaattaaaaaaaaaattaaaaaattcaatTATTCTAAAAGAtctaaaaaaattaaattgtaattttattagtaaaaattatatacataatacaaattatgatcaacataataaaatatatcaagataaaataaaaaattggACATATAATCcttttcataataaaaaaaaaaatgttaaaattattaaaaagttTATAAGTGCTTATgatgcatatatatatcatgGTGTTAACTTAAATCTTAATTTTAATCGAGCATATGAAAAGTTATCCCTACATCCTCCTTCTAGTACTgatgtaataaaaaaggagtatggaaaaaaaaattatattattaatggtgaaataaaaaaatatgaagaacaaaataatttcattataaaacgtcctaatataaatatttcagGTGAAAATTTGTCTTGtcataataaaacaaattttTCTATTACATTTCAAGGAAATGATAGGGAGGAAAATATTTTAGACGCAAATGAACACGATagaataaaaagaaataaaaattcaCAAAATAGAACGAAAGTACAAAATGTTATGAccataaataataattcaaaaaaatatataaataatgaaacagaatattataaaaaaaaagaaaaaaaagaaaaaaaagaaaaaaaagaaaaaagagaaaaaagagaaaaaaaagaaaaaaaagaaaaaaaagaaaaaaaagaaaaaaaagaaaaaaaagaaaaaaaagaaaaaagagaaaaaaaagaaaaaaaagaaaaatatgaccaaaaaaatgatcaaaaaaatgatcaaactaatgaacaaaaaaatgaacaaaaatGTCAACAAATATATGACCAAAAAAATGATCAAACAAGTGAACAAACAAATGAACAAACAAATgacaaaataaaaacgttttataaaaatatatacaattgCTACAAATTAATGtgtaaaaatgaatatagTAATAAATATCTTTCCTGGTTATGTAGTGGTATGTCGTTAATAGATGTTGTTATTAactttataataaatgttagattatatgaaaaatataataaaacaaataaaacaaataaatgttttattccaagaattattttgtatttaaCACATCAATCATCAATATTGTCATTTCAGTCGTGTATAGGTATACGAAAAAAAGATATGAAAATACCTGCTTTTGCTAGCTTTATATCTTTAGAATTAattcatattaaaaaaaaaaaaattaaaaatttaagtAACAAATTATGTAATGTTTCCAATAATGAAAAATCTTATTgtaatagtaataaatataatattatgaagggcgaaaaaataaaacacGCATCATCACGCAGTGTTCATGTTAATCAAACGGATAGAACGGATGTTCTAAgttttatttatcataataatacaGCAAATATTTTCTGTTGTAAAGATGATTGTGTGTGGAAGGTAAGGAAAACGGAAAATGAGAAAAAGTTTGAAAAACGtagaaaaaacaaaaaatttatgaatgaggaaaatgaaaatgGAATAAGagatgatgaaaaaaatatatataatatattaaaaagtaatataaatgagaatatagataagaaaaaaagtattaatataaatacatgtatatataatgacATATCTACCAatgtgaataataaaaaatatgaaagTTATTTACCCAAAtgtttaaataaaattcatgattttaaaaatttattttacttattatgttataaaaataataatatcgAAGATCTGATACAgttgtataatatatgcttaaataataattatacacatataaaaaaaaatatgcaATTAAAAGAAGGTAAGAAACATGGAAAGAGAAATTTCTATGGATATTTTGTTAAATTtacttttaataattctgtacctttaaaattaaaaaaaaataagttaataaaaaaatataacatggggaataaaaaagataaagaagataataattctcataatgataaaaataattatagtgataatattttttatgataatcATCACAccaataataataataataataataataataatataatgcATGAAGATATCatcaatataaataaaagagaaagcttaaaaaaaaaaaaaaaaaaaaaaaaaatttgtatacaaaaaaataataatatttgtgaaaagaaaaaatctaacgttcataataatacttCAAATTACATTTCTAATACTGTGAGATTCTTTAAAATGAAAGATATTGCTAAAATAAATACGAATAAGAAGTGTGATGAAAATATCATATcatgtataaataaaatgagagaaaaaaaaaaaatttttaaaaacttaaatagaaatattttaaattttaataatagtaataatgataaatatatgaattatatatataatagtaCTAATGTAACATATggtaaaaattataaaagaattaataaaaaagacGTTGACATTAAtagtatattattacatacatataagcaatataaaaaaaaaaaaagtagTATTATATCaagtgataataataaaaataataatactgAAGATGATATATCGTcaagaaaattaaaatttaaggatataaaaggaaatacgaaacaaaaatatataaatgatcataataatattaatagttatggtaataatattaatagttatggtaataatattaatagttatggtaataatattaatagatatggtaataatattaatagttatggtaataatattaataatggTCTTATTAATGAACACAAAAATATCCTTCTCAATgaatgtaaaaatataaataataaaattatggGATATAGAATTAAATGTGACAAAAATGTTGTTACAGAAAAATGTTGTTCAGATGTTATTACTTCATTAAAAGataagaaaagaaaaaaaaaattacaaaaaaaaaattatgaaaatgaaaatatcGTTTGTTTAGATTGTTtaatttcttatttaaaaaagatgTTAAGAATTTATGGAAATCcagaaataatataa